Proteins from a genomic interval of Alphaproteobacteria bacterium:
- a CDS encoding peptide ABC transporter substrate-binding protein: MTSRSRWAAAAFATLLASTSLSFAQAEMVYHRGNTGEPETLDQHLTSTVYEAHILRDLYEGLMAHSAKAEVIPGAAESYELSADGLVYTFHLRPDGKWSNGDPLVADDFVFSYRRILNPETGAEYANILYPIKNAEAINTGAITDFEQLGVRAVDPLTVEITLEAPTPYFLELLTHQTSLPVHPASVAQYGAEFVRPGNMVSNGAYMLEEAAVNDHIKLVRNPNFHDAANVAIDTVYYYPTEDRSSALRRFQAGELDSNNDVPFEQIPWMQENMPDEFHSAPYLGTYYYAVDMRQPPFDDIRVRRALSLAVDREFLGAEIMGGTFLPAYSFVPPGINNYTEPATADFIDMSMLDREDEAVALLAEVGYGPDHPLDLEIRYNTSENHQKIAVAIADMWKPLGVNVSLFNSDVATHYAYIRDGGAFNVARAAWIADYSDPQNFLFMVESDNDGFNYAHYDNPDYDALMDQAAATTDLKARADILHQAEAIFMRDLPFIPLMHYASSNLVSTRLHGWEDNVQDVHPTRFLSLDQ, translated from the coding sequence ATGACCAGCCGTTCCCGCTGGGCCGCTGCCGCATTCGCCACCCTGCTCGCGTCCACCTCGCTCAGCTTCGCCCAGGCCGAGATGGTCTACCATCGCGGCAACACCGGCGAGCCGGAGACGCTGGACCAGCACCTGACGTCGACGGTGTACGAGGCGCACATCCTGCGCGACCTCTACGAGGGGCTGATGGCGCATTCGGCCAAGGCCGAGGTCATTCCGGGCGCGGCCGAAAGCTATGAGCTGAGCGCCGACGGGCTGGTCTACACCTTCCACCTGCGGCCCGACGGCAAGTGGTCGAACGGCGACCCGCTGGTCGCCGACGACTTCGTCTTCTCCTACCGGCGCATCCTGAACCCGGAGACCGGCGCCGAGTACGCCAACATCCTCTATCCGATCAAGAACGCCGAGGCGATCAACACCGGCGCGATCACCGACTTCGAGCAGCTCGGCGTGCGCGCGGTCGACCCGCTGACGGTGGAGATCACGCTGGAGGCGCCGACCCCCTATTTCCTCGAGCTGCTGACCCACCAGACCAGCCTGCCGGTGCACCCGGCCTCGGTCGCGCAGTACGGCGCCGAGTTCGTGCGGCCCGGCAACATGGTCAGCAACGGCGCCTACATGCTGGAGGAAGCCGCGGTCAACGACCACATCAAGCTGGTCCGCAACCCCAACTTCCACGATGCCGCCAACGTGGCGATCGACACGGTCTACTACTACCCGACCGAGGACCGGTCGTCGGCGCTGCGCCGATTCCAGGCCGGCGAGCTCGATTCAAACAACGACGTGCCGTTCGAGCAGATCCCCTGGATGCAGGAGAACATGCCGGACGAGTTCCATTCGGCACCCTATCTCGGCACCTACTACTACGCCGTCGACATGCGCCAGCCGCCGTTCGACGACATCCGCGTGCGGCGCGCGCTGTCGCTGGCCGTCGACCGCGAGTTCCTCGGCGCCGAGATCATGGGCGGCACCTTCCTGCCGGCCTACAGCTTCGTCCCGCCGGGCATCAACAACTACACCGAGCCGGCGACCGCCGACTTCATCGACATGTCGATGCTGGACCGCGAGGACGAGGCGGTGGCGCTGCTGGCCGAGGTCGGCTACGGCCCCGACCACCCGCTCGACCTCGAGATCCGCTACAACACGTCGGAGAACCACCAGAAGATCGCGGTGGCCATCGCGGACATGTGGAAACCGCTGGGCGTCAACGTCAGCCTGTTCAACTCCGACGTCGCCACGCACTACGCCTATATCCGCGACGGCGGCGCGTTCAACGTGGCCCGCGCGGCCTGGATCGCCGACTACAGCGACCCGCAGAACTTCCTGTTCATGGTCGAGAGCGACAACGACGGCTTCAACTACGCCCACTACGACAACCCCGACTACGACGCGCTGATGGACCAGGCCGCGGCGACGACGGACCTGAAGGCGCGCGCCGACATCCTCCACCAGGCGGAGGCGATCTTCATGCGCGACCTGCCGTTCATCCCGTTGATGCACTACGCCTCGTCCAACCTGGTCTCGACCCGGCTGCACGGCTGGGAGGACAACGTGCAGGACGTGCACCCGACCCGCTTCCTGAGCCTCGACCAGTAG
- a CDS encoding C-terminal binding protein, protein MPQTLHLLTPDAQYADDAVVERETAGPGVRWTIQRERRPERLDQDAIATADAVVVWHEMPIDHDFIRRLKACRIIVRAGVGFDHIDLEEAGRAGIPVANTPDYGTSEVADHAIALMLAFTRGIVSYHNALVHDVHAGFDCTVAPLVRRIRGRTFGVIGLGRIGTAAALRARGMGMRIVAYDPYVSRGTEIALGVERTESLEALLQQSDVVSIHCPLTAETRNMIDAAALGRMKRDAILVNTARGAIVDIPALIAALRDGTIAAAGIDVLPVEPPAREEAIGEAMRAFQGTDLAHRLILTPHAAWGSPESAHDARRLAVETAMLYLRQGILRNCVNAQWLRS, encoded by the coding sequence ATGCCGCAGACCCTGCACCTGCTGACGCCGGACGCCCAGTACGCCGACGATGCCGTGGTCGAGCGCGAGACCGCCGGCCCGGGCGTGCGCTGGACCATCCAGCGCGAGCGCCGGCCGGAGCGGCTGGACCAGGACGCCATCGCCACCGCCGACGCGGTCGTGGTCTGGCACGAGATGCCGATCGACCACGACTTCATCCGCCGGCTGAAGGCCTGCCGCATCATCGTGCGCGCCGGGGTCGGCTTCGACCACATCGACCTGGAGGAAGCGGGCAGGGCGGGCATCCCGGTCGCCAACACGCCGGACTACGGCACGTCGGAGGTGGCCGACCACGCCATCGCGCTGATGCTGGCCTTCACCCGCGGCATCGTCAGCTATCACAACGCGCTGGTCCATGACGTGCACGCCGGCTTCGACTGCACCGTGGCGCCGCTGGTCCGGCGCATCCGCGGCCGCACCTTCGGCGTGATCGGGCTCGGCCGCATCGGTACCGCCGCCGCGCTGCGCGCCCGCGGCATGGGCATGCGCATCGTCGCCTACGACCCCTACGTCTCGCGCGGCACCGAGATCGCGCTCGGCGTCGAGCGCACCGAAAGCCTGGAGGCGCTGCTGCAGCAGAGCGACGTGGTCAGCATCCACTGCCCGCTGACGGCGGAGACCCGCAACATGATCGATGCCGCGGCACTCGGCCGGATGAAGCGCGACGCGATCCTGGTCAACACCGCGCGCGGCGCCATCGTCGACATCCCGGCGCTGATCGCCGCGCTGCGCGACGGCACCATCGCCGCGGCCGGCATCGACGTGCTGCCGGTGGAGCCGCCGGCGCGCGAGGAGGCGATCGGCGAGGCGATGCGCGCGTTCCAGGGCACCGACCTGGCCCATCGGCTGATCCTGACCCCGCACGCCGCCTGGGGCAGCCCCGAAAGCGCGCACGACGCCCGCCGGCTGGCGGTGGAGACCGCGATGCTTTACCTGCGCCAGGGCATCCTGCGGAACTGCGTCAACGCCCAGTGGCTGCGGAGCTGA
- a CDS encoding amidohydrolase family protein gives MPIIDAHHHLWDLETNRYPWLQQPAPAPDDVFTGDIRPIRNSYLLADFKADIGDLPVVKSVHLQADHDDADPVNETRWLQAVADAPGSGGFPHAIVAYADLADPQVDAVLAAHAGFANTRGIRQILNTHPQAKYSHAAREYMDDPQWERGYARLAAHGLSFDLQLYPHQMARAAAILVRHPDVPAIVNHTGTPIERSEAGRAAWRQELGRLAALPHVAIKISGLGMHDHRWTEASIRPFVLETIEMFGVARCLFASNFPVDKLYSGYAAIWQAFDAITAGFSADERRALFHDNAARLYRI, from the coding sequence CTGCCGATCATCGACGCCCACCACCATCTATGGGACCTGGAGACCAACCGCTATCCCTGGCTGCAGCAGCCGGCGCCGGCGCCGGATGACGTGTTCACCGGCGACATCCGGCCGATCCGCAACAGCTATCTGCTCGCGGACTTCAAGGCGGACATCGGCGACCTGCCGGTGGTCAAGTCGGTGCACCTGCAGGCCGACCACGACGACGCCGACCCGGTCAACGAGACGCGGTGGCTGCAGGCGGTGGCCGACGCGCCCGGCTCCGGCGGCTTCCCGCACGCCATCGTCGCCTATGCCGACCTGGCCGACCCGCAGGTCGACGCGGTGCTGGCCGCCCATGCCGGCTTCGCCAACACCCGCGGCATCCGCCAGATCCTCAACACCCACCCGCAGGCCAAGTACAGCCATGCCGCCCGCGAATACATGGACGACCCGCAGTGGGAACGCGGCTATGCGCGGCTGGCCGCCCACGGCCTGTCGTTCGACCTGCAGCTCTACCCGCACCAGATGGCGCGGGCGGCGGCGATCCTGGTGCGCCATCCCGACGTGCCTGCGATCGTCAACCACACCGGCACGCCGATCGAGCGCAGCGAGGCCGGCCGCGCCGCCTGGCGGCAGGAACTCGGCCGGCTGGCCGCGCTGCCGCACGTCGCGATCAAGATCTCCGGGCTCGGCATGCACGACCATCGCTGGACCGAGGCGTCGATCCGCCCGTTCGTGCTGGAGACCATCGAGATGTTCGGCGTCGCCCGCTGCCTGTTCGCCAGCAACTTCCCGGTCGACAAGCTCTACAGCGGCTATGCGGCGATCTGGCAGGCCTTCGACGCGATCACCGCCGGCTTCTCCGCCGACGAGCGCCGCGCCCTGTTCCACGACAACGCCGCCCGGCTGTATCGGATCTGA
- a CDS encoding amidohydrolase family protein: MTTTRSGSILTPDGWVAGRIAFAERVTAVEGTRTERPTPPYLVPGFIDLHVHGGGGADMMDGEDAIRRAARLHARHGTTALLVTTITAPLDETVAATRAAAAVMDAPMPGEARVLGLHLEGPFINPGRLGAQPPFALPADAAVFARLAAAAPVRVVTVAPECDPDGRLAEAVRAAGARLQIGHSLCDYACARARLQDGWGFTHLYNATGAFSHRGCGPVGAALAHADYAEIIPDLIHVDEGAILAARRAIPNLYGVTDSTAGAGMADGEYRLGRHTVIKKNGAMRLADGTLAGSTLTMDRALANLVAIGLPLAEAAARLAAIPAAWLGEPDRGRLAPGTHADIVALDAALEVTEVIVAGKAIPA; this comes from the coding sequence GTGACCACGACCCGCAGCGGCAGCATCCTCACCCCAGACGGCTGGGTCGCCGGGCGCATCGCCTTCGCCGAGCGGGTGACCGCGGTCGAGGGAACGCGCACCGAGCGACCGACGCCGCCCTATCTGGTTCCCGGCTTCATCGATCTGCACGTCCACGGCGGCGGCGGCGCCGACATGATGGACGGCGAGGATGCCATCCGCCGTGCGGCGCGGCTGCACGCCCGCCACGGCACCACCGCGCTGCTGGTCACCACAATCACCGCGCCGCTCGACGAGACCGTCGCCGCCACCCGTGCGGCCGCGGCGGTGATGGACGCGCCGATGCCGGGCGAGGCCCGCGTCCTCGGCCTGCACCTGGAGGGCCCGTTCATCAACCCGGGGCGTCTCGGCGCGCAGCCGCCTTTCGCGCTGCCGGCCGATGCGGCGGTGTTCGCCCGGCTTGCGGCGGCGGCGCCGGTCCGCGTCGTCACCGTCGCGCCGGAGTGCGACCCCGACGGCCGGCTGGCGGAGGCGGTGCGCGCCGCCGGCGCCCGCCTGCAGATCGGCCACAGCCTGTGCGACTATGCCTGCGCCCGCGCCCGCCTGCAGGACGGCTGGGGCTTCACCCACCTCTACAACGCCACCGGCGCCTTCTCGCACCGCGGCTGCGGGCCGGTCGGCGCCGCGTTGGCGCATGCCGACTATGCCGAGATCATCCCCGACCTGATCCACGTCGACGAGGGCGCGATCCTGGCCGCGCGCCGGGCCATTCCCAACCTCTACGGCGTGACCGATTCCACCGCCGGCGCCGGCATGGCCGACGGCGAATACCGGCTCGGCCGCCACACCGTGATCAAGAAGAACGGCGCGATGCGGCTGGCGGACGGCACGCTGGCCGGCTCGACCCTGACCATGGACCGCGCGCTCGCCAACCTGGTGGCGATCGGCCTGCCGCTGGCCGAGGCGGCGGCGCGCCTCGCCGCGATCCCGGCCGCCTGGCTCGGCGAGCCCGACCGCGGCCGCCTCGCCCCCGGCACCCACGCCGACATCGTCGCCCTCGACGCCGCCCTTGAGGTGACCGAAGTGATCGTCGCCGGCAAAGCGATTCCCGCGTAG
- a CDS encoding nicotinate phosphoribosyltransferase, which produces MEPSGSPLLTDLYQLNMLQAYLDHGRTETAVFEFFVRRLPARRGFLIAAGLEQALAYLETLRFDADSIAWLRGGGRFRPDLLDWLADMRFTGDVDAVPEGTAIFADEPILRVTAPLPQAQLVETRLINLLHFQTLIASKAARMVLAAPGKLLVDFGLRRAHGAEAGLLAARASWLAGFAGSATLQAERAFGVPAFGTMAHAFVQVHDSEAAAFEAFARSRPDRLILLIDTYDTEAAAHTVVALAPKLRAMGAALAGVRLDSGDMAALAVSVRRILDAGSLPDVSIFASGGLDEDALAAFAAKGAPIDGFGIGTSLTTSGDVPALDCAYKLQEYAGIPRRNRSAGKATWPGRKQVWRRHDADGRMAGDVLGLADEPHPGSPLLRPAMRNGRRVGPQPTLAESRALAAQTLAALPEPLRRLDPGAGYPVVV; this is translated from the coding sequence ATGGAACCGTCCGGCAGTCCGCTGCTGACCGACCTCTACCAGCTCAACATGCTGCAGGCCTATCTCGACCACGGCCGCACCGAGACCGCCGTGTTCGAGTTCTTCGTGCGCAGGCTGCCGGCGCGGCGCGGCTTCCTGATCGCCGCCGGCCTGGAGCAGGCGCTCGCCTATCTGGAGACGCTGCGCTTCGATGCCGACAGCATCGCCTGGCTGCGCGGCGGCGGCCGGTTCCGTCCCGACCTGCTCGACTGGCTGGCCGACATGCGCTTCACCGGCGACGTCGATGCCGTGCCGGAGGGCACGGCCATATTCGCCGACGAGCCGATCCTGCGGGTCACCGCCCCGTTGCCGCAGGCGCAGCTGGTCGAGACCCGGCTGATCAACCTCCTGCATTTTCAGACCCTGATCGCCTCGAAGGCGGCGCGGATGGTGCTGGCCGCGCCGGGCAAGCTGCTGGTCGATTTCGGCCTGCGCCGGGCGCACGGCGCGGAAGCCGGGCTGCTGGCGGCGCGCGCAAGCTGGCTCGCCGGCTTCGCCGGCAGCGCCACGCTGCAGGCCGAGCGCGCCTTCGGGGTGCCGGCATTCGGCACCATGGCGCACGCCTTCGTGCAGGTGCACGACAGCGAGGCGGCGGCGTTCGAGGCCTTCGCCCGCTCCCGGCCCGACCGCCTGATCCTGCTGATCGACACCTACGACACCGAGGCGGCGGCGCACACGGTGGTGGCACTGGCGCCGAAGCTGCGCGCGATGGGCGCAGCCCTTGCCGGGGTGCGCCTGGACAGCGGCGACATGGCGGCGCTGGCGGTATCGGTGCGCCGCATCCTCGACGCGGGCAGCCTTCCCGACGTGTCCATCTTCGCCAGCGGCGGCCTGGACGAGGACGCGCTCGCCGCCTTCGCCGCCAAGGGCGCGCCGATCGACGGCTTCGGCATCGGCACCAGCCTGACCACCTCCGGCGACGTCCCGGCGCTCGACTGCGCCTACAAGCTGCAGGAATACGCCGGCATTCCCCGACGCAACCGCTCCGCCGGCAAGGCGACCTGGCCGGGGCGCAAGCAGGTCTGGCGCCGCCACGACGCCGACGGACGCATGGCCGGCGACGTGCTCGGCCTGGCCGACGAGCCCCACCCCGGCAGCCCGCTGCTGCGGCCGGCGATGCGCAACGGCCGCCGCGTCGGCCCGCAGCCGACGCTGGCCGAGAGCCGCGCGCTGGCCGCGCAGACCCTGGCCGCGCTGCCCGAGCCGCTGCGCCGGCTCGATCCCGGCGCCGGCTATCCCGTCGTCGTGTAG
- a CDS encoding aldo/keto reductase has translation MDYKWLGRSGVQVSSLCFGTMSFGGDADEAESARMYKACRDMGINFFDTADQYGGGRSEEILGRLMQHERDQLVVTSKCFNPTGKDVNDRGSSRRHIVRAVEASLKRLGTDRLDVLFMHRWDKATPLEETLRALEDLARAGKVLYLGASNFAAWQVAKGLGISERRGWARFEVIQPMYNLVKRQVESEILPMARSEGLGVITYSPVGGGLLSGKYGKDKRPDSARIVTNKEYAVRYGEDWVYDVAEAFTEFAKAGGWHPVSLSVAWVAAHPDVTCPIIGARSLEQLQPSLDSLKIAMDADLRDRISALSREPALATDRRGEAQ, from the coding sequence ATGGATTACAAATGGCTCGGGCGCAGCGGGGTTCAGGTCTCCAGCCTGTGCTTCGGCACCATGTCGTTCGGCGGCGATGCCGACGAGGCGGAATCGGCCAGGATGTACAAGGCCTGCCGCGACATGGGCATCAACTTCTTCGACACCGCCGACCAGTATGGCGGCGGCCGCTCGGAGGAGATACTCGGCCGGCTGATGCAACACGAGCGCGACCAGCTGGTGGTCACCTCGAAATGCTTCAACCCGACCGGAAAGGACGTCAACGATCGCGGCTCCAGCCGGCGCCACATCGTGCGCGCGGTCGAGGCCAGCCTGAAGCGGCTGGGCACAGACCGGCTCGACGTGCTGTTCATGCACCGCTGGGACAAGGCGACCCCGCTGGAGGAGACGCTGCGCGCGCTGGAGGACCTGGCCCGCGCCGGCAAGGTGCTGTACCTCGGCGCCTCCAACTTCGCCGCCTGGCAGGTCGCCAAGGGCCTCGGCATCTCCGAGCGCCGCGGCTGGGCGCGGTTCGAGGTGATCCAGCCGATGTACAACCTGGTCAAGCGCCAGGTGGAGAGCGAGATCCTGCCGATGGCGCGGTCGGAGGGGCTGGGCGTCATCACCTACAGCCCGGTCGGCGGCGGCCTGCTCAGCGGCAAGTACGGCAAGGACAAGCGGCCGGACAGCGCGCGGATCGTCACCAACAAGGAATATGCCGTCCGCTATGGCGAGGACTGGGTCTACGACGTGGCGGAGGCGTTCACCGAGTTCGCCAAGGCCGGCGGCTGGCACCCGGTCAGCCTGTCGGTGGCCTGGGTGGCGGCGCACCCGGACGTGACCTGCCCGATCATCGGTGCGCGCAGCCTGGAGCAGCTGCAGCCGTCGCTGGATTCGCTGAAGATCGCGATGGACGCCGACCTGCGCGACCGCATCTCGGCGCTGTCGCGCGAGCCGGCGCTGGCCACCGACCGCCGCGGCGAGGCGCAGTAG
- a CDS encoding aldo/keto reductase yields the protein MDPMETRQLGKTSARLPVFGFGGAPLGELFTKVSDEDGQATLAAAWDAGVRYFDTAPWYGRGQSEHRMGRFLYRKPRTEFVLSTKVGRVLTAPRDPAAFDTGFWAGGLHFDIRFDYGYDGIMRSFEDSLQRLGMNRIDLLLIHDLDWWHHRTDAAVDAHLARLATSGWRALDELKSAGLIKGIGAGINENGMMSRFLDIVDIDFFLVALRYTLMEQDTLERELPACEERNVGIVVGGVFSSGILATGAVPGAKYNYADADAAALDKVRRIEAICARHGVPLIAAALQFPLHHPAVASVIPGAVAPGQVLSNLKLMRQDIPPDLWAELKHEKLLRVDAPTP from the coding sequence ATGGACCCGATGGAGACCCGCCAGCTCGGCAAGACGTCCGCGCGCCTGCCGGTGTTCGGCTTCGGCGGGGCGCCGCTGGGCGAGCTGTTCACCAAGGTCAGCGACGAGGACGGCCAGGCCACGCTGGCCGCGGCCTGGGACGCCGGCGTCCGCTATTTCGACACCGCGCCGTGGTATGGCCGCGGCCAGAGCGAACATCGCATGGGCCGCTTCCTCTACCGGAAGCCGCGCACCGAGTTCGTGCTGTCGACCAAGGTCGGCCGCGTGCTGACCGCGCCGCGCGACCCGGCGGCGTTCGACACCGGCTTCTGGGCCGGCGGGCTGCACTTCGACATCCGCTTCGACTACGGCTACGACGGCATCATGCGGTCGTTCGAGGACAGCCTGCAGCGGCTGGGCATGAACCGCATCGACCTGCTGCTGATCCACGACCTCGACTGGTGGCACCACCGCACCGACGCGGCGGTGGACGCCCACCTCGCCCGGCTGGCGACCAGCGGCTGGCGCGCGCTCGACGAACTGAAGTCGGCCGGCCTGATCAAGGGCATCGGCGCCGGCATCAACGAGAACGGCATGATGAGCCGCTTCCTCGACATCGTCGACATCGACTTCTTCCTGGTCGCGCTGCGCTACACGCTGATGGAGCAGGACACGCTGGAGCGCGAGCTGCCGGCCTGCGAGGAGCGCAATGTCGGCATCGTCGTCGGCGGTGTGTTCTCGTCCGGCATCCTCGCCACCGGCGCGGTGCCCGGCGCCAAGTACAACTACGCCGACGCCGACGCGGCCGCGCTGGACAAGGTGCGGCGGATCGAGGCGATCTGCGCCCGCCACGGCGTGCCGCTGATCGCCGCCGCGCTGCAGTTCCCGCTGCACCACCCGGCGGTAGCCAGCGTGATTCCCGGCGCCGTCGCGCCCGGCCAGGTGCTGTCGAACCTGAAGCTGATGCGCCAAGACATCCCGCCCGACCTGTGGGCGGAGCTGAAGCACGAGAAGCTGCTGCGCGTCGACGCGCCGACCCCGTGA
- a CDS encoding ABC transporter permease subunit → MTTLDAEPGVALAEAPAGRSLWADAWGRLRANRAAMTSFVVLGLIALACIFGPMLSPHAYDQVYQEYVKIPPSLTPYPREQDLLEELDRTLRRTGVSVAESRIEDRTLVVELTSEAPIDPRISRYLERSDSFASAVIDIPAEGATTATATVQINRQLFLFGTESNGRDLMTRVFVGGRISLMIGLLATGVSLLIGVAYGAIAGYLGGAVDNAMMRLVDILYSLPFMFFVILLMVFFGRNVVLVFIAIGAIEWLDMARIVRGQTLSLKRQEYVQAAHAMGVGARGILRRHVIPNALGPVVIYMTLMVPKVILLESFLSFPGLGVQEPLTSWGTLIADGAKNLQQALWMLVFPAVFLVATLMCLNFIGDGLRDALDPKDR, encoded by the coding sequence ATGACCACGCTGGACGCCGAGCCCGGCGTGGCACTGGCGGAGGCGCCGGCCGGGCGCAGCCTGTGGGCCGATGCCTGGGGCCGGCTGCGCGCCAACCGCGCGGCGATGACCAGCTTCGTCGTGCTCGGCCTGATCGCGCTGGCCTGCATCTTCGGGCCGATGCTGTCGCCGCACGCCTATGACCAAGTCTACCAGGAATACGTCAAGATCCCGCCCAGCCTCACCCCCTATCCGCGCGAGCAGGACCTGCTGGAGGAGTTGGACCGCACCCTGCGCCGCACCGGCGTCAGCGTGGCGGAGAGCCGGATCGAGGACCGGACCCTGGTGGTCGAACTGACCAGCGAAGCGCCGATCGACCCGCGCATCAGCCGCTATCTGGAGCGCTCGGACTCCTTTGCCAGCGCCGTCATCGACATCCCGGCCGAGGGCGCCACCACCGCCACCGCCACCGTGCAGATCAACCGCCAGCTGTTCCTGTTCGGCACCGAGAGCAACGGCCGCGACCTGATGACCCGCGTCTTCGTCGGCGGACGCATCTCGCTGATGATCGGCCTGCTCGCCACCGGCGTCAGCCTGCTGATCGGCGTCGCCTACGGCGCCATCGCCGGCTATCTGGGCGGGGCGGTCGACAACGCGATGATGCGGCTGGTCGACATCCTCTATTCGCTGCCGTTCATGTTCTTCGTCATCCTGCTGATGGTGTTCTTCGGCCGCAACGTCGTGCTGGTGTTCATCGCCATCGGCGCGATCGAGTGGCTGGACATGGCCCGGATCGTCCGCGGCCAGACCCTGAGCCTGAAGCGGCAGGAATATGTGCAGGCCGCCCACGCCATGGGAGTCGGCGCGCGCGGCATCCTGCGTCGCCACGTCATTCCCAACGCGCTGGGGCCGGTGGTGATCTACATGACGCTGATGGTGCCGAAGGTGATCCTGCTGGAAAGCTTCCTCAGCTTCCCCGGCCTCGGCGTGCAGGAGCCGCTGACCAGCTGGGGCACGCTGATCGCCGACGGCGCCAAGAACCTGCAGCAGGCGCTGTGGATGCTGGTGTTCCCGGCCGTGTTCCTGGTCGCCACCCTGATGTGCCTGAACTTCATCGGCGACGGCCTGCGCGACGCGCTGGACCCGAAGGACCGATGA
- a CDS encoding ABC transporter permease subunit, protein MFAYLIRRLLTAIPTVFVIVTVAFFLIRVAPGGPFDLERPLQAQVMANLERMFHLNEPLLAQYWYYLQNVAVGDFGPSFIYRDFSVAELILDGLPVSVQLGGFAPLLALAVGIPAGTVAALNCVNRATDYAVMGVAMLGVTIPNFVLAPVLSLVIGVYLGWLPAGGWGDGAIANKVLPIVTLAMLQIAIIARLTRGSMLEALRSNHVRTARAYGLRRTTVVVVHALRGALLPVVSYLGPAAAALLTGSVVIEVIFEVPGVGRYFVQGALNRDYTLVMGTVVLIAIFIIVFNLLVDLAYSLIDPRVRYD, encoded by the coding sequence ATGTTCGCCTATCTGATCCGCCGCCTGCTGACCGCGATCCCGACGGTGTTCGTGATCGTCACGGTCGCCTTCTTCCTGATCCGGGTCGCCCCCGGCGGGCCGTTCGACCTGGAGCGCCCGCTGCAGGCGCAGGTGATGGCCAACCTGGAGCGGATGTTCCACCTGAACGAGCCGCTGCTGGCCCAATACTGGTACTACCTGCAGAACGTCGCCGTCGGCGACTTCGGCCCCAGCTTCATCTACCGCGACTTCTCCGTCGCCGAACTGATCCTCGACGGGCTGCCGGTGTCGGTCCAGCTCGGCGGCTTCGCGCCGCTGCTGGCGCTGGCCGTCGGCATCCCCGCCGGCACGGTGGCGGCGCTGAACTGCGTGAACCGGGCCACCGACTATGCGGTGATGGGCGTGGCCATGCTGGGCGTGACCATTCCGAACTTCGTGCTGGCGCCGGTGCTGTCGCTGGTGATCGGCGTCTATCTCGGCTGGCTGCCGGCCGGCGGCTGGGGCGACGGCGCCATCGCCAACAAGGTGCTGCCGATCGTGACGCTGGCGATGCTGCAGATCGCGATCATCGCCCGGCTGACCCGCGGCAGCATGCTGGAGGCGTTGCGCTCCAACCACGTCCGCACCGCGCGCGCCTACGGGCTGCGCCGGACGACCGTCGTCGTCGTGCATGCGCTGCGCGGCGCGCTGCTGCCGGTCGTCTCCTATCTCGGCCCGGCCGCCGCGGCGCTGCTGACCGGCTCGGTGGTGATCGAGGTGATCTTCGAGGTCCCCGGCGTCGGCCGCTATTTCGTGCAGGGCGCGCTGAACCGCGACTACACGCTGGTGATGGGCACGGTGGTGCTGATCGCCATCTTCATCATCGTGTTCAACCTGCTGGTCGACCTGGCCTACAGCCTGATCGACCCGCGCGTGCGCTATGACTGA